The Arachis ipaensis cultivar K30076 chromosome B07, Araip1.1, whole genome shotgun sequence genomic interval CTGCATATTCACATTCATAAACAAATTCATAAACCAATTCAATATTTCAATCACTGCCATATTCTAATCAGCATCATAAACCAACCAACAATAAAATTAACAGCAATAACATCAATGAATCAACTACTTAAAATTAATATAGCATATAAAATATTAGAATaactggaaaaaaaaattaaaatggttACCTGTTGTTGCAGAGGCAGAATCAATTCCAGAAGGTGGACGACCCACGGCAGCGTGCAGGCAGCAACAACCACGGAGGCACAGACGATGAGGGACGAGCAGCAACAACCACCCACAGAGACGGAGGAGAGGCGGGGGAGGCGCGGTGAGACGCGAGCAGGAAGCAAAGTCGAGCAGAGACGTGAGGAGGGAGAGAGGCGAGGGAGGCGTGGCGACGACACAAGCAGGCGCTCGAGCAGACGCGGAGGCGAGAGACGCGCGAGCAGCCGAGCTCAGACGGAGGAGAGAGGAGCACACGACGCGGAGGATCCGGCGAGAGGCGCAGCGACGTCGGCGAGCATGCAGTGTCCGTGAACCGAGGCGAGCTCCCAGCTCTGCCTGTGTGTCTGTGGTGTGCCGTTAGAGACGAGAGTGTGAGAGCGAGCTGGGGGCTGTGGTGGGGCTTCAGATTCAGCTAggctttttctaaaaaaaaaattaaaacgtcAAAACGATGTCGTTTGAAGTGGGGGTTAAAAATAAATGGGTAAAACATATTTTTGTGTctaaagtttggcaaaagttttaaaaatacccctaagttttattttgttttaattttgttccaaaaattttcgatttgcatcaaatataccctcgacgattaaattttcaaaaaatttaatactaatctaacaataatgcataaaaattatgcttgatttgcttgtgttgagggttgttcttatgaaattgttgttgaattgatcttaaattttttgaaaaattagccgtcaggaatatatttgatgcaaataaaaagcttttgggacaaaattgaaacaaaataaaatttagtggtatttttgaaatttttgtcaaactttcaggaataaaaaatatactttacccaaaataaataaatactaagcCAATTCGGATTTCTCAAACTTGCCGGTTTACTGATTTTTGCAAAATCAGGCTAGAGCAAATCGATTCTCACCGATTTTGCTCTTTGTGTAGTCCAAGTAGTTCAAAATGGCCAAGAGGTCAGTTTATCAATTTTTTTgtccaatttttttaattatagatGAAACTAGAACTaatcttataaaataaaaatttaaaaattgaactaATATAATTTTTCAACGGATCAAGTCATCAATGTCCTTGAGCAATGGCGCATAAGAATGATAATGTTTTTGAGCAATAGCACACAAGGATGAGAATTGAGGCACCCATTTTTGACAAAATTGAGGGCCATCTGTAAATCCGATTCAATGATGACTTGTTGAAACTCATTTACCGTCGCTATTTGAAGGCCTTTGATTATGACCCATAATTATGCATGCATTATGGAGTAGTTTCCAAGATTGCATGAAAAGCGTTTTATGAATCTACCCCAGTGATTTATGAAGATTCTATCATAGATGGAATTGTTGTTATGTGAGTAAAATGAACCGTCTACATTGATTTTTATCATACTTTCCGACGGTGATTTCCAGCGAATGAGGCAGTCTGACTTACTAGGATTCTCCTTGAATAGATTCTTCTTCATATAGTTCAAAACTTTCTGTCTTCCgtttatggataaaaataggaatCGCTCATAGGGCAGAGTTCTTCCCTTCAAAAATTAACTTATACCTATCAAACCAGAGTAATACCCCAAATAGGTCCCCAAAGATTTGGCCGTCCAACAGATTTGTCTCCCAGAAAAATTAACTAAGTCCCCATTCCCCGATTAAATATATGCCATATACGTTCTTGTTCCAGGTTTAGCCGATTTAACTGAACACTCTCTTTCCTACGTAGAGGTGATCAGTGTGACGTGTCAGGTTAAAGGCTACGCGTCACTTTCAGGACACATTGGTCCCTGCACACGtggccaaaacgacgtcgtttaagtGCTTCTTCAAACGACGTTGTTTTGAGTGGGACAGATTAGTCCCCAAACTTTCTCATATCAATGTTATAAAACAGCAGCGTCGTGAGAGGCACAATACGTCGCCGTTTCAAAGGAGATCAACATAAAATTAGGTCTTCATCTTTAACCCCTATCTCTTTGTCTGCAACCCATGTATCTTAGTATATGAGGGAGAGTCTTTGGCTTTGAAGAAGGTGATGGCGAGTGGAGGCAGCATGTCAGTTGCAAGTCGGAGACGCGGTCAGAAAACTATTGATGATGTCTTCAGTGTTGACAGCGGTTCGACTGGCTTTCGAAGGGGGCGACTTAGAAGAGAACATCCTAAGTGCAAGTGCAGGACATATGCCGTAATATCCAGGTCTCGCACAGGAGAGAATCCGAATAGGCTGTTCTTTGGCTGTCTTCACTTTAAGGTACTTTAGAGTGGTGGATTTTTGTGGTGCTATAGTTTTGATAATTGGGGACTAAGACTAATGTTATGATTTTTGTTTTGTTATTCTGATTGCAGGAAAAGCAAGGTTATTGTGATTTTTTTGTATGGTTTGATGAGATTTTTGGGTATCTGGTGGATGATGTAGTTGAAAGCAATGGATTGGCCTCTGTGGAGACATGCGTGGGTGAAGAATTTGGTGCAAGTTTGAATTATAGCTTGGAGGAGAGAGTGAAGCAATTGGGAGGAGATGTTAATAAAGAGGAATGAAGATAGTTTGAAACTCAAGAAAGATAGTGTCTTCAGGTTGTTTAGTAGTGTAATAATAGGTGCACTTATAGTTGTGATTTTGTTTTGTATCTATATGGTGGTTATTTAAGCAATTAACATTGTACATTTGTTGAAAAAATATTGTATTTGAATGGCtcattttagttaaatgaatattAGAGGTTGTCAATTATGCTAAATTTAAGCTAGTTTATATCCAAATCAGAGTATTGAAAGTAACTTGGCCAAGTGGATATTACAAAATATAGTATATAATCCAAACCAGAATATTCAAATATCATGTATCAAAATATTAACATAAAGTAGCATCAACATAGAGCATGTACATAAATTGTATCAAAATATTAACAAACCAAAGAAGGTCTATTTCCTTCTACACACACTGATATAAAGTGGtaacacaaaaaatattaaaagtggAGGTCTATTTTCTTCAAAATAACAAACAAGGTCTTGTCCCTTTCACAATAAATTTTAAGAAAGCATCATTTCTTCTTAGAGAGGTTCAGTCTGGGAGTTGGAATGAATTTGAACATTCTAAAGGTTGTGCTACTACTTGCAGCTACTATTGTCTTAGCACTCACACTTTTCTGACTCTTGGGCCTAATTATTGTCTGCTTTGGACGTCTAAAAGGTTGTTGAGGCTGAGTTTGTCTTCCCTGAtagaattataaaaaattatcagTATCTAGTGTTTAGGAATTAATAGTGAAAAATATTATCAAGCATACTTACAGTTGCAGCATTTATATTGATTCAAACATTTGGTACAGTAGCTCCAGTTGGTGCCTCAGGCTGAGTAACCTCATACATGAGCAAATTTATTAGGACAATTAAATCCTTTATGATGTATGTTATAAGTCAAATAGGTCCTTCAAGATTTATACTATAAGTCAATCAGGTCtctgattaataatattatatgtcaAGTTGGTCTCTATAATAGACTGAGTAACCTCATTGTCTTTTTCACCTTCAGCTTCAGCCTCATTTATTCCCACCACCATTTCAGATTTGTCATTTTCATTAGCTTCCTTAGCAGCTTCTAACTTTGCCTTTTCTTTAGCTGCTTTTCTTGCCTTTGCCTTGACTTTTTGCACTTCTTTTTCAGGCATGAATTCTCCATGTATACAAGCAGCTCTGACCCTTCTCTTATCATTCTTAATGTAAAATATCCTCCTACCCTCTGATATGGTGAAGTCTTTCAGAGCCTGCTTAAGTTGTTCAAGTGACTCAAACTCCATGTTCAGCTGAAATTGGACCTCCCCAAATTCTGCACTTGGATTAAACTGAGGTCAATCAAACCCATTTTGTCCATCATCACTTGAGTCTTTCGGAGTCAAAAATTGTTCAGACTCATACTCAAACTCAATATCTGACTCAGGTAATAACTCCACACCAAGTTCTTCATCAAGTGTAGCAGGTTTTCTGGACTTTGATGCAGTCTCATTGGTACTAGTATGTGTAGCATTGTTTTTGTTGTCACTAGAAGGTTCATTCACAACTTTTTCTGTTCCAGCAGGCCCATAATCACTCTTATTAGGCCTGGCAGGCCCACCATGACTCTTTTTGTGGACAGATGGTCCAGCTACCTCTTCTCTTCCAATACTTGTCCTTTTTGACTTGCCATTGTCCTTGTCAACTAGCCCATTAACATGCTTACTAACTTTTGATTTCTTATGCAAGGTCTTCATTGGGGATTTCTTCTTCCCCTTATTCTTTCCTTTCTTGCCAGCTCTGACTGACTCTTCCTCTTCACTTGAATCCGAAAAACCATATCCGGAAGGTGGGGGCTTGTACAATGCATCTTCTGTTGACTCATATCCATCATCACTATCTGAACTCTCAACATCTGCATCATTCTCAACACCATTATCCTCAGCACTAACCTCTTGCACATCCACCTCCTCAACactaacatcatcatcatcaatgaaCTCCGTATCTTCCATGATTGAATGGTCAAAATCGATGCAGAATTTGTTAGTATTCTCATTTAGCATTTTGTTCTTTTACAGAGCTCTGATCTTTTTGTCTCCATAAATTGGGTGAAGACTGGATTCTAGGTCAGCAGAAGTAGGATCATACTAAAATATTGCCTTGTAGTCATGGTAACCCaagtctaaaaaaaaatttttcaggTCAAAGAAACATATCAAGTCAATATCCATTGGGGAAAACTTCTTGACTTCTCCATTGATGTACACAAGCACCCCCTTGTTGTCTCTAACAAAGTTTCCACCGTGGTCAAATACGGGTACCACGTCTTCACTCATctaaatataacaaaataaaaatctatCATAAATTAAATAAGCAATGAACACATTACAAGAACATTAAAACAGAATCCAATTTTCTAACACCGGCATTGGTAATGTTATTATGAAACGGCACAACCTAAATCACTTTAGAACTCTGACTTAACTTATACTAGCAACACAGTATCTTTGATCTATCCTACACATGACATGCATGTTCGTCATACTTCAATCTTCACCTCCAAATTAATTCAGAAAAAAATTAGTAAACTTACCTCCAACAATAGTGATATGCACAACACACCACCGCCACCACCCAGTCGCCGTCAGCTTTGTCAAACCACCGTTACAGACTTCAGTCAACGTTAATGGAGTTGAGGAAGATGAAGGGTTACCTTGCAAAATCTGGGTAAAGGTTTACAGAGCCAAGGGAAAAGGACGTGTGTTTTTATACTAGGTCCCCATTTACAATGCTGCTGTTTTATAACATTGACATGAAAAAGTTTGGGGATTAATCTGTCCCACTCAAAACGACGACGTTTGATGAAGCacttaaacgacgtcgttttggccaTGTGTGCAGGGACCAATGTGTCCTAGAAGCGACGCGTAGCCTTTAACCTAACACATCACACTGATCACCTCCACATATGAGAGAGAGTGTTCAGTTAACCGGCTAAACCTCGTGCAATGACGTATATGGCATATATTTAACAATTTCGGGGACTGGGGACTTTTTTCTGGAGAACGAATCTGTCGGACGGCCAAATCTTTGGAGACCTATTTGGGGTATTACTCCATCAAACCATAATGTTGAAATTCCCATACCAAAGCTGCAAGGCCAGTCTCTTCTTTAAGATAAATTGAGAGAAATTCACTCACAGTCCCAGGTTGAAGAAATCATTAGAAAAAACTTGAGGTACTAGAGATGTCCACACTTTTTTGGCAAACTGGCAATCCCTCAAAATGTGGATTGTGATTTTCTCAACACTACATCTTAGGATGTTTGAGTTTTTTTTAACATGTGTCTTCTAGCTAGCTCTTATTGCGTTGGTGAAGATAGCTTCGTTCGTTACTAACCAAAGAAAATATCGAATCCTTTCAGGACCTTTCGACTTCGATATCATCTTGAAAACATGGTCTGACGTTGACGGGTTAAGATCCAAAGAGTTATATGTTGATCTAAGGTTAAAAGTTCTGTTAGCTGAGAGGCTCCAAGCAAGTTGGTCACCATCTTTCCAGGATGAGGGAGGTGCCATCGCGATAATCTTTTTTACTACCTCATCTGAAAGCCAAGTGATGCATGCAGAAAGTCGCTAGTAAAGATTTTTGGAGATAAATACGTTGTGAGTATAGATCTCTACCAACAAAATTTcgcttgtcaatttagaaaggggtgtcacagaaataagaataaaatactgggagtatgaatcccaggtcgtctcccaacgagttgctaaaaGAGTGCTATTTATTGATCAGGAGGTTTTCCAAGAGGTTTTAGAAttggaaaatagagaaataaataattataagttAAAACAATGAAAACTAATAGCGATTCTATGTAAATTGAATAAAAAGGTCTTGACCGGgggaagattaatcggaagttctatcatTGTTGGAATTTCTCAAGAGTAATGGTAAAAGGTTGCTGTtattacttagttaacctttaacaaataaaggaaagtcaagcacgTGAACCagcttctattcacaagtcctagtcccCTCCCTTGggaaaggattagcgttagtaactagagagccagccaacaacttccaattatagATTGACTCTTGAGTttttcaactcaagggtctcctattagtcaactcccaagtcaagttgggatcTACTCTGTCAACATGAATGCTATTTTCATAAACACATAATAAGAGTAGAAAAgggacatggtaattaaaattaaattggaagcgattaaataaataataaaatttaaataggaaaatatcctttgcattaataattcATAAAAAGCAATCCAATTGTAACTGTGAACACAGATTAAGGACATGAAAgagtaaggaaaaaggaaaacGAACTATACTAGTAAAAGATAttcaacggaggtaataactcttcgcAATTATCCAATCCAAAATGTAGTACTAGAACTATGTGACTATGAAGAACCCTGGAGGAGGTAGTAGTTTCTCtccaagattcaaaactaaaactaagaatGTGTGAATTGTGTCTTGAGTCCCCGCTGTCCCCTGACTCTAGTCTgtatttttgggccgaaaactgggtccaaactcagcccaaaatctcccccagcgttttctgcacgtggcgcatgtcacgcatacgcgtcaggtacacgcacgcgtcgctgtgcaaagctccaattcacgcgcacgcgcaggtacgcgcatgcgtcgctcctcgctggttatcttctttaattcttgtgctcctttcgtttatgcaagcttcctctccatcctctaagccattcctgccctatatagcctgaaaacacttaacccacggatcacggcatcgaatggtataaagggggatTAAAAATACACAGTTTAAaggctttaggaagcaagtttttcaaccatagaaccaaattgggaaggaattgtaaaaaaatcatgcaattcacatgaataagtgTAGTAAAATCTGATAAAGACCActcaattcaacacaagataaaccataaaatagtggtttatcacaaagATCTGATCTTACTAACATCCCAATCTCCTGAAACCTACAAGAAGCCATTCAGAGATATATTTGGATCACTTAACTCACTTACCTACGAAGCATATTGACTGAGACAGCCGGACTTAGGCACCCAATTGTGCTCCCAAAAATTGATTTTGGAACCATTTCCAACTCTCCAGATGGAGTTACGCTCCATATCTTTCCAGGTCGAACAGATATCTTTCGATATGTTAGATTCATTATTCTTTCTTCTAACAATGTGAGTGATATCGTTTCCACATTTGCACTTAGACCTCAAAACTCTTACCCATAAACAATCATTCTTAGTTGTTGAACCCCATCCCATCTTTATCATAAAGGCTCTAGAATTTTTCGATTTATTGACATTCCTCCAACTCAAGAGATAAGTCTTTCTTGCTTTACCAGTTTCACcccaaaaaaaatttcttataaTTCAAATCAATCAAGTTACAAATAGATGAAAGAATCAAAATAATTTGTATAATATAAATAAGTAAAGAAGTTAGGACAAATTTTACCAAGGTTGCTCTGCCAGCAAGCAAAAAAGTTCTAGCTTTCCAACCATTTAGCCTTGCCTCCATTTTGTTGATGATCCCTTTGTAGGTACTCTCGGTCACCTTGGAGTGAAGCAAATGCACTCCAAGATACTTTTCTAAGTCATTAGTTCTGTAAAACTGTAGCACATCACTGATACTTTCCCTCACATTATGGTTGACATTATTGAAAAAATAAACACGGGTCTTTTTATTGCTAACTTTTTTACTCGAGCTATTGTAAAAGGCTTCCAGAACTTTCTTAATAATAGATGCTTGCTCCATACTATTTTTCACAAAGAGAATGATATTGTCCGTAGAGCATAAATGAGATAACTAGGGCCCGTCCCAACTTAGGCTTATCGGCTTCCACACATCCATATCAATAGCCATACTAATGAGTTGGGATAACCTTTTCATGCACAATACGAAAATATATGGAGATAATACCTCTGGAAGGAGAAAATTCATCAAGGGCCTCATCGTTCCATAGCACTCATATAAGTAGTGGAGatgcaataaataaataaataaataaactaataaagtgCTCAGGCATGCCAATATCCTTAAGAGTGTTTTCAATGAAGTTTCATTTAAGTCTGTCGTAAACTTTTTTCAAGTCAGATTTGATCACTATCCATCCCTTGTCACCTTTCTTACTTTTCATGGATTAGATAACCTCATGTATGATGATAATATTATCAAAATTCTGTCTCTCAGTCACAAAGATGCATTGAGTAGGTTGAATCAACTTTTCCATGATACTTCTGAGTTTTCTAGCCAGGATATTGGTAATAACTTTATATGAGACCTTACAAAGGCCAACAGGGCGCATCTATTTCAGGTTTGACATGGGCTCCACCTTAAGAATGAGAGTGATCAGCGCCTCATTGATATCTTTCACCTCTTGCGGGTTATAAAGACCTTCTGAACTAGCTAACATAAAACAGTACCAATGAGATCCTACTTATTCTAATAAAAATAACTTGAATTCCATCTTTTCCTGGTGTTTTGAGTGCCCCTGtgctaaaaaaaaagaatatttaaTTTCTGCAACAGAGGCATTCTCATCAATACTCTCTAACTCTTTATTACTCAAGCTGGGGAAGCCTTTGCTCAAAACAAAGGGTTAATCTGGCATGTCATTAGTGTATAGATTGGTGAAGAAAGAAGTAGCCATGAACTCTAAACTTGTACTTTCCGTAACTCAGTCCCCATTATCATCTTGGAGAGTTTCaattctattccttcttctttgcaCTATAGTGGTGTCATGAAAATACTTGATATTTTTGTCTTTTAATTCAATCTAGTTATACCTAGATTTTTTATACCATAAAAGCTCCTCCTGCTCCAGAATAACTTCATATTCAAACCACAAATCTTTTTGTAGTTTTTCCAGAAAACAATTATTGCCATTGCTCAGGTTATTATTGATACCTTGAAGCCTTCTAAGAATCTTGGTCTTCTTTTTATTAATATCACCAAACACTTCAGAATTTAACGTTTTAAGAgagatttttaaaattctaaacacAATTACTCTAAAAGTCTTGAACCATCGAGCTATTTGAGACCAAATTTTCAAGATCTGGGTAATTTAACCATGCTACTAGAAAATGAAAAGGACGTCTTCTTCTATTCGGGGCAATAGCAAGCGAGAGTTGTAGACAAAGGGAAGAATAATTGAATTTTAAGTAAGGAAGATATTTAACAGAtgcttcaaaaaaaataatttcccaATCAATATCACTAAGGGCTCTATCAAGGTGTTCAAGAAAGTTACCTCTCCTCCTGGTAAAAGGAAAGCCAGAGTAATCCAAATCTAGAAGACCAACTTCCGAAACACAGTAGATAAAGTCAGGGAAAGCACCACTACTTTGTGGTATAGCTCCTCCTTTTCTTTCATAGCTATCTAAGATGGCATTGAAATCACCAATGGTGCACCAAGGAAGATCAACAGTATTACGAAGAGCACGAAGGTTCTCCCACAACGTCTTCTGCAATAGTCTCTAGGGGATCCCATAAATAGCCATTAGCATGCATGGCCTAGAATTCCTACCTTCAATCTTCAGATGAATAAACTGAATGTGTTGTTGAATAGCCTCCACTTTCTAGTGATAAGAATCCCACAAATACCAGATACCCCTTGAATGGCCCCTACCTTCCTCCACACAGTAACTATCAAAACTTATTTTATCTCTAATTCTCTTACCATGGTTCCCACTCATGTGGTTCTCTAGTAAAATGATCAGATGAGCTTCATAATCTCTCCTCAAATTCCTAATAAGAATGAAAAAATTTTTACCACCTACTCCTCTAttgttttaaataataatattcatAATAACCTAACAAAGAAAAGGGGTCGAATAGACCAGCTACATTAAGCAGAGCATTTAGAACACACTTTGGGATTCGATTTGGATTGGTACAGAGAGACTTGCTCTGTTTGTTTATTACTTAGAGAGTGAACCCCTTTGGTGAGATCAGGTGGTTTTTTCAGCAGAATCACATCCATGCTCTTCCCCTTCACCTTTGCCGATTGAAGGGTCTTAATCAGTTGATCAGACATGAACTCATTCATCACAACGTTTTTTTTAAACAACGCATTCACTCTTTTTGTCATGTTGAACGCTTCCCTTTACTACTTCTCCAATTCCATCATACGCTCCAGCATCTCTCTTTCCATTGCTTCTAGGGGTGTCtgcggatcggatatggccaaaaATTCGATCTAATCCGCACAAttttcatcggatcggatcggatatgatatccgcacatttgcggatcggatcggatatcggatatcggatatatctgcATAATTaaacattctctttttaattgtatttctatgtaaaagaatttgataaaaatatttctttcatacttttaaacttatttatttctaaaatatttttaatcaaactctctctaaataacagaaataaaataatacaatatatgaataataattactaactaaaacatacaaacaagtaaatgtAATACCATAGTGCGGATCTGCGGATCGGATAcgcggatgtagagcagatatccgcgatccgatccgatcaattTGCAGATCGGATCGTATCCACAATTTTGGATCGAATACGGATATTTACCGTGGATCTGCGGATAggatccgatccatggacacTCCTAATTGCTTCCATGTCAGGGTTCCTAGAGGAAGAGACCCTATTCTGCATAACTCTTGGAGTAACTTCAGAAATAATGGGGTACTTCTCCTGGGCTTTAGCTTTGGTCTTGAAGCCTTTTTGGGCAGAATGGGCCTAATTTTTACAGTAGGATTCTTTTTGTTAACTTGAGAATTTTTACCCTCCTAGTCTTAAAACCTTCCTTTTAACAAGATTGGACCTGCTTGGCCTCTCTTTAGCTTCTTTCGTCTCTGGGCCATTTTGAATAGTAACGTGAGAATTCTTCTCCTTGTAGGGCTCATTAGTATCCTCTTCAACGTTTAGAATATTAAACTTTGCCTTCCAATTCTAAAGTTTACCTTCTATCCTCCATCACATCTTTTGCAATAATGCGGTTATCTTTAGAATGATTATATTTCTCCAATTCTGGCGAAATTCTTTTATGTTTTCTTCGAACTAGCCTCCTATCCATAAGATAATGTCCGGCAATCATCTAAGGTCCTCGAAGAAGAACATAAAAATAATCCTTCTTATCTAAAAAATGTATCAAATAGTAGTCATGATccatatcaataatattaatccTACCTTTTTTAACCTAATCTCTATTGAGACATTACTCTATGAAATCCTGGTGCATTCTTTTGCCAAACACTTTGACGATGAGCACCGCTTTCCATGGTTTAGAGTTTACACCACTCGTTGAACTCCTCCTTAAAAACCAGGATGACCGGACATGGGTCGAAAGGCTTAGCTCCCTCAGAATGGCCACCTTCCTCCACATACCACCGATCGTCCGGATTAGGAGCATCTTCCTCCGTCTCATCTGAAAGAAAGGAAGCATCTTCCGTAGGAATTCCTGGTGTTGATAGCAATGAAGCTTTATACGAAATCTTTGTCTCTTCCTGAGCACTCGGTGGGTTCTCATCGACCACCTCCATGCTCTCCACATGTTGGTTAAGGTCCAATATTGAATGGTTTTTGACTTTCTTGGTACTTCATTACACCAAATTATCTTCTTGAGGCGAAATCCTAGCAGAGCTCCCTAGAGACATTTTTCCTATAATATTATATAAGAAAGGTTATACATACTCTCTAAAGTTTCTAACTGTAAGTTGTGAATTCAATTACTGATATGAACTAGGTTATGTTTCTTAGTTTATATCATTAAGGTGTAAATCTTTTTCGACTCTGTGCAGA includes:
- the LOC110265127 gene encoding uncharacterized protein LOC110265127, producing MLNENTNKFCIDFDHSIMEDTEFIDDDDVSVEEVDVQEVSAEDNGVENDADVESSDSDDGYESTEDALYKPPPSGYGFSDSSEEEESVRAGKKGKNKGKKKSPMKTLHKKSKVSKHVNGLVDKDNGKSKRTSIGREEVAGPSVHKKSHGGPARPNKSDYGPAGTEKVVNEPSSDNKNNATHTSTNETASKSRKPATLDEELGVELLPESDIEFEYESEQFLTPKDSSDDGQNGFD